The proteins below are encoded in one region of Deltaproteobacteria bacterium:
- a CDS encoding DJ-1/PfpI family protein encodes MELKGKRVAVLVENLYEDLELWYPVLRLREAGADVSIVGPLASTYTSKHGYEARANIGVEQADAGGFDAVIVPGGYAPDRMRLRKSMVDLVRESYRQGKVVAAICHGGWMLASANVLRGRR; translated from the coding sequence ATGGAACTGAAAGGAAAGCGGGTTGCGGTCCTGGTGGAAAACCTCTACGAGGACCTGGAACTTTGGTATCCAGTGTTGCGCCTGAGGGAAGCCGGCGCCGACGTTTCGATCGTGGGGCCGTTGGCATCCACGTATACTTCCAAGCACGGCTACGAGGCGAGAGCGAACATCGGCGTGGAGCAGGCCGATGCGGGCGGCTTCGACGCGGTGATCGTACCCGGAGGCTATGCGCCGGACCGGATGCGCCTGCGTAAGTCGATGGTCGACCTGGTTCGCGAATCGTACCGGCAGGGGAAAGTGGTCGCCGCCATATGCCACGGCGGCTGGATGCTCGCGTCGGCGAACGTCCTGCGCGGGAGAAGAG
- a CDS encoding efflux transporter outer membrane subunit yields the protein MKRCMRNIVALFVAALAGCAAGPDFRRPASPAAASYAGKDFPAETAAAPSAGGAAQRFVEGEKIPAQWWELFRSKPLDNLIRQAFADNPSLSAAEARLRIAEQNRRAQFGALFPQVSGSASASRQKSSGASFGQPQLDISPFNLYNASIGVTYALDLFGGTRRELEALQAEIDYRRYQREGAWLAIAANIVTTAVREADLRARIAATRDIASAEEMQLGLVERRHQLGGASLPDVLAQKAQLAQTRAALPELEKQLAQARHRLALLAGRYPEHAATLPEFALDGMNLPQELPLSLPSSMARRRPDIRAAEEVLHAASARIGVATANLYPQITLTGNMGSLATRPQDLFGSGSSIWSVGAGLLQPIFRGGELTAKRRAAIAAYDEAAAQYRETVLLAFQNVADALRALEKDAQTLKAQAGAEAAARESLELARRQFELGAVGYLTLLNAERQHRQAVIELVQARAARLSDTAALFQALGGGWWNGEPESGADKISRNGRISP from the coding sequence ATGAAACGATGCATGCGGAACATTGTCGCGTTATTCGTCGCAGCCCTCGCAGGTTGCGCGGCCGGGCCCGATTTTCGCCGTCCCGCTTCCCCCGCGGCGGCTTCATATGCCGGAAAGGATTTCCCCGCAGAGACGGCCGCGGCGCCGTCGGCTGGGGGAGCCGCCCAGCGATTCGTGGAGGGTGAGAAGATTCCCGCGCAGTGGTGGGAACTGTTCCGCTCGAAGCCGCTTGACAACCTGATCCGCCAGGCATTTGCGGACAATCCTTCGCTCTCCGCGGCGGAGGCGAGGCTCCGCATCGCGGAACAGAACCGCAGGGCGCAATTCGGAGCTCTATTTCCGCAGGTATCGGGCAGCGCCTCGGCGAGCAGGCAGAAATCATCAGGGGCGTCGTTCGGCCAGCCGCAGCTCGACATCTCCCCCTTCAACCTCTACAACGCATCGATCGGCGTAACGTATGCGCTCGATCTGTTCGGCGGCACGAGGCGTGAACTTGAGGCCCTTCAGGCGGAAATAGATTACCGGCGATACCAGCGCGAAGGCGCGTGGCTCGCTATTGCCGCCAACATCGTCACGACGGCGGTGCGCGAAGCAGATCTGCGCGCCCGGATCGCGGCGACCAGGGATATTGCGTCCGCGGAAGAGATGCAGCTTGGCCTGGTGGAGCGGCGGCATCAGCTCGGCGGGGCATCCCTCCCGGACGTCCTCGCCCAGAAGGCGCAGCTCGCACAGACCAGGGCTGCCCTGCCGGAACTGGAAAAACAGCTTGCGCAGGCGCGCCACCGGCTGGCGCTGCTCGCCGGCAGATATCCCGAGCACGCGGCGACGCTCCCGGAATTCGCGCTCGACGGAATGAACCTGCCGCAGGAACTTCCCCTGAGTCTGCCTTCGTCGATGGCGCGCCGCAGGCCGGACATAAGAGCCGCGGAAGAGGTGCTGCACGCGGCGTCCGCCAGGATCGGCGTGGCCACGGCGAACCTCTACCCGCAGATCACCCTGACGGGCAACATGGGATCGCTGGCCACAAGGCCGCAGGACCTGTTCGGCTCGGGATCCTCGATCTGGAGCGTCGGAGCGGGGCTGCTCCAGCCTATCTTCCGGGGCGGAGAGCTGACCGCGAAGCGGCGAGCCGCGATCGCCGCCTATGACGAGGCGGCGGCTCAATACCGCGAAACCGTCCTCCTTGCTTTCCAGAACGTAGCCGACGCCCTGCGTGCTCTTGAAAAGGACGCTCAAACGCTCAAGGCGCAGGCCGGGGCCGAAGCCGCGGCCCGGGAATCACTCGAGCTCGCACGGCGGCAATTCGAACTCGGCGCGGTCGGCTATCTGACGCTGCTTAACGCCGAGCGGCAGCACAGGCAGGCGGTTATCGAACTCGTCCAGGCCCGGGCGGCCCGCCTTTCCGACACGGCCGCCCTCTTCCAGGCGCTCGGCGGCGGATGGTGGAACGGCGAACCTGAGAGCGGCGCGGATAAAATATCGCGGAACGGTCGAATAAGTCCTTAA
- a CDS encoding efflux RND transporter periplasmic adaptor subunit: MKKRIILVVAAILIVIAALAAAKIMQFRKMDEQGKNFVPPPETVTAVAARTESWETALGAVGSISAVQGVTVAAELTGKVTEIVFEPGAKVKKGDLLIRQDTSSEDAQLPGAVAQVKLTQTVLARNEKMLAERIISQADFDAAVAARDQAIALAESIRAAIGKKTIRAPFGGRIGIRQVNLGQILREGDPIVTLQSLDPVYVDFSLPQQHIGRLRVGLPVKVTCDALPGVTLGGRITAINPLVDAETRNIRLQATAQNPKESLRPGMFVNAAVGLPVRQKVLAVPATAVLYAPYGDSVFVVEDAREGKGGKVLRQQFVRLGEKRGDFVAVAHGLKEGENIVSTGVFKLRNGQAVTVDNRLAPKFQEAPKPENS; encoded by the coding sequence ATGAAAAAACGGATCATCCTCGTCGTCGCCGCGATTTTGATCGTTATCGCCGCGCTTGCAGCGGCCAAGATCATGCAATTCCGGAAGATGGACGAACAGGGGAAGAATTTCGTTCCTCCGCCCGAGACGGTGACCGCCGTTGCTGCACGGACCGAATCGTGGGAAACGGCGCTTGGCGCGGTCGGATCGATCAGCGCGGTCCAGGGGGTAACCGTGGCCGCCGAACTGACAGGGAAGGTGACGGAAATCGTGTTCGAGCCGGGGGCGAAGGTAAAGAAGGGGGACCTGCTGATCCGGCAGGACACCAGCTCGGAGGATGCACAGCTCCCCGGCGCCGTGGCGCAGGTGAAACTAACGCAGACCGTCCTCGCCCGCAACGAAAAGATGCTGGCGGAACGGATCATTTCCCAGGCCGACTTCGACGCGGCCGTCGCCGCGCGCGACCAGGCGATCGCGCTGGCGGAAAGCATCCGCGCCGCCATCGGCAAAAAGACGATCCGCGCCCCCTTCGGCGGCAGGATCGGCATCCGCCAGGTGAACCTCGGCCAGATCCTCCGCGAAGGCGATCCTATCGTCACGCTGCAATCCCTCGACCCGGTCTATGTCGACTTCTCCCTTCCGCAACAACACATCGGGCGGTTGCGGGTCGGTCTCCCGGTCAAGGTGACTTGCGATGCCCTGCCGGGGGTAACGCTCGGCGGACGCATAACTGCGATCAACCCGCTGGTTGACGCGGAAACCCGAAACATCCGCCTGCAGGCGACGGCGCAGAACCCGAAGGAAAGCTTGAGACCCGGAATGTTCGTCAACGCGGCGGTCGGCCTGCCGGTCCGGCAGAAAGTGCTCGCCGTTCCCGCCACGGCGGTTCTCTATGCCCCTTACGGCGATTCGGTTTTCGTCGTAGAGGACGCCAGGGAAGGAAAAGGAGGCAAGGTTCTGCGCCAGCAGTTCGTGCGGCTCGGGGAAAAGCGCGGAGACTTCGTCGCCGTCGCCCACGGACTGAAGGAAGGGGAGAACATCGTCAGCACCGGCGTTTTCAAGCTCCGCAACGGACAAGCGGTGACCGTCGATAACCGTCTCGCGCCGAAATTCCAGGAAGCCCCGAAACCGGAGAACAGCTGA
- a CDS encoding efflux RND transporter permease subunit — translation MKFTDLFIRRPVLALVINLLIIIGGLQAIRTINVRQYPRSEIAMVTVTTVYIGASADLVRGFVTSPLERAIAAADGIEYMESQSALGLSTINVRLRLNYDSTKALAEIGSKVDQVRRDLPPEAEVPVINIESADSRFASAYLSFSSDLLEQNEITDYLVRIVQPRLSAIPGVQRADVLGARTFAMRIWLKPERMAAHDVSPVQVRQALAANNFLSALGRSKGTYIQVNLTADTNLRTVEEFKRLAVRQRNGTIVRLGDIADVVLGAEDYDAEVRFSGQTAVFMGIWPLPNANSVDVIKRVRAEMDSISRDLPVGLTARVAYDATDYITNAIREVLKTLGDTLLIVVVVIFLFLGSFRSVMIPVVAIPLSLIGGVFLMQVFGFTLNLLTLLAIVLSVGLVVDDAIVVVENAERHMREGKTPLDAALIGARELVGPIIAMTVTLAAVYLPIGLQGGLTGALFREFAFTLAGAVAISGVVALTLSPVMSAKMLKPGLEERGLAGRITRGFDRLKNAYGRLLDNTLAARPAVYAIWIAVSLASVPMFIMSAKELAPMEDQGVIFGILDTSANSTLDQNSIFATEVNRVYQSTPETDFTFQITFPSGGFGGMVAKPWKERKRTIFEILPGVRHELQKIPGIRTFAVPPPALPGGGDFPVEFILASTAETPRILEFAQKIQVKAMQSGIFAFPPVIDVKIDQPQTEFVIDRDKVAAMGLNLEQVGGDLGGLVGGDFVNRFDISGRSYKVIPQIQRVGRLNPGQLQDVYVTGPNGRLVPLSTVATLRESVVPRSLNRFQQLNAVKISGVAVRPLDEALRFMEDEAAKILPKGYVIDYTGESRQLRTEGEKFLPAFTLAIILIFLVLAAQFNSFRDPFVILAGSVPLAMFGALIFTFLKMPDPNVPFWTRGWTTTLNIYSQVGLVTLVGLVSKNGILIVQFANQLQIEGKSKLDAVRQAAMIRLRPILMVSAATIGGHFPLTLVTGAGAAARNSIGLVLVGGMFIGTLFTLFVIPSIYMLIARDHGMDRELIQPGGNSRPD, via the coding sequence ATGAAATTCACCGACCTTTTCATCCGGCGGCCGGTCCTGGCGCTGGTGATCAACCTGCTCATCATCATCGGGGGCCTTCAGGCGATCCGGACCATAAACGTCCGCCAGTACCCGCGCAGCGAGATCGCGATGGTGACGGTCACCACGGTTTACATCGGCGCAAGCGCTGACCTTGTGCGCGGGTTCGTAACCTCGCCGCTGGAGAGGGCCATAGCGGCCGCCGACGGAATCGAGTACATGGAATCGCAGAGCGCCCTCGGCCTCTCCACGATCAACGTGCGTCTCCGGCTCAACTACGATTCCACCAAGGCCCTTGCGGAGATAGGCTCCAAGGTAGACCAGGTGCGCCGCGACCTTCCCCCCGAGGCGGAAGTGCCGGTCATAAACATCGAATCGGCCGACAGCCGGTTCGCATCGGCCTACTTGAGCTTCAGCTCCGACCTGCTTGAGCAGAACGAGATCACCGACTACCTCGTAAGGATCGTCCAGCCCCGACTTTCGGCGATACCGGGGGTGCAGCGGGCGGACGTCCTGGGCGCCCGCACATTCGCCATGCGCATATGGCTCAAGCCGGAACGGATGGCCGCGCACGACGTCAGCCCGGTCCAGGTGCGGCAGGCATTGGCGGCCAACAACTTCCTCTCCGCCCTCGGGAGAAGCAAAGGCACGTACATCCAGGTAAACCTCACTGCGGACACGAACCTTCGCACGGTAGAGGAATTCAAGCGCCTGGCCGTGAGGCAGCGGAACGGAACGATAGTCAGGCTGGGCGACATCGCCGACGTGGTGCTGGGCGCCGAGGACTACGACGCGGAGGTCCGCTTCTCCGGCCAGACCGCGGTTTTCATGGGCATATGGCCGCTCCCGAACGCCAACTCGGTCGACGTCATCAAGCGGGTGCGGGCCGAGATGGACTCGATCAGCCGCGACCTGCCGGTGGGACTTACGGCCCGCGTGGCTTACGACGCCACAGACTACATCACCAACGCGATCCGCGAGGTCCTGAAAACACTGGGAGACACGCTGCTGATCGTCGTCGTCGTGATCTTCCTGTTCCTCGGGTCGTTCCGCTCGGTCATGATCCCGGTGGTGGCGATCCCGTTGTCGCTGATCGGGGGGGTTTTCCTGATGCAGGTCTTCGGGTTCACTTTAAACCTGCTGACGCTCCTGGCCATCGTCCTGTCTGTCGGCCTTGTCGTCGACGACGCCATAGTCGTCGTGGAAAATGCGGAGCGCCACATGCGCGAGGGGAAAACGCCCCTTGACGCGGCGCTGATCGGCGCCCGGGAGCTGGTCGGGCCGATCATCGCGATGACCGTCACCCTGGCGGCGGTCTATCTTCCCATAGGGCTCCAGGGGGGACTTACGGGAGCGCTCTTCAGGGAGTTCGCGTTCACGCTCGCCGGAGCCGTAGCCATCTCGGGAGTCGTGGCGCTGACCCTTTCGCCGGTCATGTCGGCGAAGATGCTGAAGCCCGGTCTCGAGGAACGCGGTCTGGCCGGACGCATAACCCGCGGTTTCGATCGCCTGAAAAACGCGTACGGCCGGCTGCTGGACAATACCCTCGCGGCGCGTCCCGCGGTTTATGCGATCTGGATAGCCGTGTCGCTCGCCAGCGTCCCGATGTTCATCATGTCCGCGAAGGAGCTGGCGCCGATGGAGGACCAGGGCGTCATCTTCGGCATCCTGGACACATCCGCCAACTCCACCCTCGACCAGAACAGCATCTTCGCGACGGAGGTCAACCGCGTCTACCAGAGCACGCCGGAAACCGACTTCACTTTCCAGATCACTTTTCCGAGCGGCGGTTTCGGCGGCATGGTGGCAAAGCCCTGGAAGGAACGGAAGCGGACCATATTCGAGATCCTTCCCGGGGTCCGGCATGAGCTTCAGAAGATCCCCGGCATACGGACCTTCGCGGTGCCCCCCCCTGCGCTCCCCGGAGGAGGCGATTTCCCCGTGGAATTCATATTGGCGTCGACGGCCGAAACTCCCCGGATACTCGAATTCGCCCAAAAGATCCAGGTGAAAGCCATGCAAAGCGGGATATTCGCCTTCCCGCCTGTGATCGACGTAAAGATCGACCAGCCCCAAACCGAATTCGTGATCGACCGGGACAAGGTGGCGGCGATGGGTCTGAACCTGGAACAGGTGGGAGGCGACCTTGGCGGGCTGGTGGGCGGCGACTTCGTAAACCGCTTCGACATATCGGGCCGCAGCTATAAGGTCATCCCTCAGATCCAGCGCGTCGGACGGCTGAATCCCGGCCAACTCCAGGACGTTTACGTCACGGGCCCGAACGGCAGGCTTGTGCCATTAAGCACGGTGGCAACCCTGCGCGAATCGGTAGTCCCCCGATCGCTCAACCGGTTCCAGCAGCTCAATGCGGTGAAGATCAGCGGCGTGGCCGTCCGGCCGCTGGACGAGGCGCTGCGCTTCATGGAGGACGAGGCGGCGAAGATACTGCCCAAGGGCTACGTCATCGATTACACGGGCGAGTCCCGCCAGCTCCGCACCGAAGGGGAAAAGTTTCTGCCTGCTTTCACCCTGGCCATCATACTGATCTTCCTGGTGCTGGCCGCCCAGTTCAACAGTTTCCGCGATCCCTTCGTCATCCTGGCGGGTTCGGTGCCTCTGGCCATGTTCGGGGCATTGATCTTCACGTTCCTGAAGATGCCCGACCCCAACGTCCCCTTCTGGACCCGCGGCTGGACCACCACACTCAACATCTACTCGCAGGTCGGACTGGTGACTCTCGTCGGGCTGGTGTCCAAGAACGGCATTTTGATCGTCCAGTTCGCCAACCAGCTGCAGATCGAGGGAAAGTCGAAGCTCGATGCCGTGCGCCAGGCCGCGATGATCCGGCTCCGGCCGATCCTCATGGTGAGCGCCGCAACGATCGGCGGCCACTTCCCGCTGACGCTGGTCACCGGCGCCGGCGCCGCCGCAAGAAATTCCATCGGCCTTGTTCTGGTCGGCGGGATGTTCATCGGGACGCTCTTCACATTGTTCGTCATCCCTTCCATCTACATGCTGATCGCCCGAGACCATGGCATGGATCGGGAACTCATCCAACCTGGCGGAAACTCGCGGCCCGACTGA
- a CDS encoding NAD(P)(+) transhydrogenase (Re/Si-specific) subunit beta, translating into MIDAFIPLIYLGAAVSFILALMWLSAVGTARRGVIVGVAGMALAVGGTLLKPEIESYRWIAVAFVAGTAIGIPMALMPMTAVPQRTALSHAFGALAAALVGTAEYYLRTPRIDTFTMGALAFEVLLGFLTFTASLMAFGKLQEILPTRPITYRNQNIVNLSLFGLATAAGAYLTIRPEASWLFPVFGAMALLFGVLLIIPIGGADMPTVISLLNSYAGLSASAMGFVLNNKLLIIAGALDGSSGFILSVIMCRAMNRSFTNVLFGAFGQMQAGAAASASPRIVRSATPGEAADILQAASRVIVVPGYGMAVAQAQHKLREMFDILTRAGVDVKFAIHPVAGRMPGHMNVLLAEADIPYDRLMEMEDVNSEFPQADVALVIGANDVTNPAARHDRNSPIYGMPILDVDKARTVMVIKRSMSPGFAGIDNELYYMERTLMVFGDAKAVAGGIVKELSSGR; encoded by the coding sequence ATGATCGACGCGTTCATCCCTCTCATATACCTTGGAGCGGCGGTATCCTTCATCCTCGCCTTGATGTGGCTTTCGGCCGTAGGGACGGCGCGCCGCGGAGTGATCGTCGGAGTAGCCGGAATGGCGCTGGCGGTGGGCGGGACGCTGCTCAAACCCGAAATCGAGAGTTACCGCTGGATCGCCGTGGCGTTCGTGGCCGGAACCGCGATCGGCATTCCCATGGCGCTGATGCCGATGACCGCCGTGCCGCAGCGGACGGCGCTCTCGCACGCATTCGGGGCGCTGGCCGCGGCGCTGGTAGGGACGGCGGAGTATTATCTGAGGACCCCCCGAATAGACACCTTCACCATGGGCGCCCTTGCGTTCGAGGTGCTGCTGGGATTCCTCACCTTCACGGCGTCGCTTATGGCCTTCGGCAAGCTGCAGGAGATCCTGCCGACGCGACCGATCACCTACCGCAACCAGAATATCGTCAACCTGTCGCTGTTCGGGCTGGCAACCGCCGCCGGCGCCTATCTGACGATACGGCCGGAGGCCTCCTGGCTGTTCCCGGTCTTCGGCGCGATGGCGTTGCTGTTCGGCGTGCTCCTCATCATCCCCATCGGCGGAGCGGACATGCCCACGGTGATCTCGCTTCTCAACTCCTATGCCGGGCTGTCGGCGTCGGCGATGGGATTCGTGCTCAACAATAAACTCCTCATAATAGCCGGAGCGCTGGACGGATCGTCCGGCTTCATACTGTCGGTTATCATGTGCCGGGCGATGAACCGCTCCTTCACCAACGTTCTTTTCGGAGCTTTCGGCCAGATGCAGGCGGGGGCCGCGGCTTCCGCTTCGCCGCGGATCGTGCGCAGCGCAACGCCCGGGGAGGCTGCGGACATTCTGCAGGCGGCGAGCCGGGTGATCGTCGTCCCGGGCTACGGGATGGCGGTGGCGCAGGCGCAGCATAAGCTCCGCGAGATGTTCGATATCCTCACGAGGGCCGGCGTCGACGTGAAATTCGCCATCCACCCTGTTGCCGGCCGGATGCCCGGACACATGAACGTCCTCCTGGCGGAGGCCGACATTCCATACGACAGGCTGATGGAGATGGAGGACGTGAATTCCGAGTTTCCGCAGGCCGACGTGGCTCTCGTCATCGGCGCGAACGACGTCACCAACCCGGCCGCCCGCCACGACCGGAACAGCCCGATCTACGGGATGCCGATCCTGGACGTGGACAAGGCGCGCACTGTGATGGTGATCAAGCGCAGCATGAGTCCCGGATTCGCGGGCATCGACAACGAGCTCTACTACATGGAGCGGACGCTCATGGTCTTCGGCGACGCCAAGGCTGTGGCCGGCGGGATCGTCAAGGAATTGTCTTCCGGCCGGTGA
- a CDS encoding NAD(P) transhydrogenase subunit alpha, whose amino-acid sequence MSADVELGLYVFVLATFLGFQVIRRVSPLLHTPLMSLTNAISAIAVVGSIMVAGEQKSALSTVLGTLAVACSMINIVGGYLITYRMLRMFRKSGKDKQ is encoded by the coding sequence ATGAGCGCCGACGTCGAACTGGGGCTCTACGTTTTCGTGCTGGCGACGTTCCTGGGATTCCAGGTGATCCGGCGGGTGTCGCCGCTGCTGCATACGCCGTTGATGTCTCTCACCAACGCCATATCGGCCATCGCGGTCGTGGGCTCGATCATGGTGGCGGGCGAGCAGAAGTCCGCGCTTTCCACCGTGCTTGGGACGCTGGCGGTTGCCTGTTCGATGATCAACATCGTCGGCGGCTACCTCATCACCTACCGCATGCTCCGGATGTTCCGGAAAAGCGGGAAAGACAAGCAATGA
- a CDS encoding Re/Si-specific NAD(P)(+) transhydrogenase subunit alpha — protein MEIAAVREIREGETRVALVPESCKKLVQAGIRVSIESGAGAAAHISDDDYRAAGADIGTDVAGLLAGADLLLKVQPPDMNPALGLHEIDMMREGAMLLGTLIPARHPDVVDKLAARRISAFATDRIPRISRAQSMDTLSSMANIAGYKAALIAAGALPKFFPMLTTAAGTVFPAKVFVIGAGVAGLQAIATARRLGATVEATDTRPAVKEQVESLGARFVGVETGESAQDTAGYARELSPEFYRKQAELIADRCSAADAVITTALIGGITAPRLITAEMVRAMRPGSLIVDLAAEAGGNCELTRPGFNVTERGVTIFGPLNLPAELPWHASVLYSRNLTSFVLAFWKDGKFHLDLDDEIIRGALVTHGGAVRLPDWKGKASS, from the coding sequence ATGGAAATCGCGGCTGTAAGGGAAATCCGTGAAGGGGAAACGCGGGTTGCTCTCGTGCCGGAGTCATGCAAAAAGCTGGTTCAGGCGGGCATCCGGGTTTCCATTGAAAGCGGTGCCGGGGCGGCCGCCCATATCTCCGACGACGACTACCGGGCGGCCGGGGCGGATATCGGGACGGACGTAGCCGGTCTGCTGGCCGGCGCCGATCTTCTCCTCAAGGTGCAACCTCCCGACATGAACCCGGCCCTCGGTCTTCATGAGATAGACATGATGCGCGAGGGCGCAATGCTCCTCGGCACACTGATTCCGGCGCGCCACCCGGACGTGGTGGATAAGCTCGCGGCGCGAAGGATAAGCGCATTCGCCACCGACCGGATCCCCAGGATATCGCGGGCCCAATCCATGGACACGCTTTCATCGATGGCCAACATCGCCGGCTACAAGGCTGCGCTGATCGCCGCCGGTGCGTTGCCGAAATTCTTCCCGATGCTGACGACCGCGGCGGGGACCGTCTTTCCCGCCAAAGTATTCGTTATCGGCGCCGGGGTGGCGGGGCTGCAGGCGATCGCCACGGCGAGGCGCCTGGGAGCCACGGTCGAAGCCACCGACACGCGCCCCGCGGTCAAGGAACAGGTTGAGAGCCTCGGCGCCCGATTCGTCGGCGTCGAAACCGGCGAGAGCGCGCAGGATACCGCAGGCTATGCCCGGGAACTTTCCCCGGAGTTCTACCGGAAGCAGGCGGAACTGATCGCCGATCGGTGCTCGGCCGCCGACGCCGTCATCACGACGGCGCTCATAGGCGGAATTACCGCGCCCAGGCTGATCACCGCGGAGATGGTGCGGGCGATGCGGCCCGGCTCGTTGATCGTCGACCTGGCCGCCGAGGCCGGCGGCAACTGCGAGCTGACCCGGCCCGGCTTCAACGTGACGGAGAGGGGAGTAACGATCTTCGGCCCGCTCAATCTTCCCGCGGAACTCCCGTGGCACGCGAGCGTCCTCTACTCGCGCAACCTGACTTCTTTCGTGCTGGCGTTCTGGAAGGACGGAAAATTCCACCTCGACCTGGACGACGAAATCATTCGCGGAGCGCTTGTAACGCATGGCGGCGCAGTCCGGCTGCCGGATTGGAAAGGCAAGGCGTCTTCATGA
- a CDS encoding sigma 54-interacting transcriptional regulator yields the protein MNTELTFEKLLVESVTDVMVAISPDGRILFANRSFLEKSGYRLEEILGKPCSEVVQESICDSGCPFAAVMETGKSEDRFDVEVRGKGGEPMSACINFTPLRDSAGRTIGVVEVIRDITRLKELKENLRKASSMYRRERIRMQTILDNIPSGVYTVDLDMKLMSFNRSLERLTGYSADEVLGKKCMEVLRSDFCESVCPLKRSMRTGETLRGVEVNLRDRNGTAIPIASSTAVLRDEEGRQIGGICSFRDLREMNFMPVSSGQVREFQGILSKNHRMHEIFDLIETVADSDANVLIEGESGTGKELAARAIHRLSGRSEKPFLGVNCASLNENLMESELFGHVRGAFTGAVKDRAGRFEMAEGGTLFLDEISEIGPHLQAKLLRVIQEREYQRVGETKTRKANVRIISAANRRLKERITGGAFRDDLYYRLNVVSVTLPPLRDRREDIPFLVQHFLDRSQERQGGCARAFSPLAMQALIEYSWPGNVRELENAVERANICSRGTTVEESSLPAEIRFRGAGGSVPNPPGRDGQIAAERLRETLDRCRWNRAEAASQLGMSRVTLWRRMKQLGINR from the coding sequence ATGAATACCGAATTGACTTTCGAGAAACTTCTTGTCGAGTCGGTCACCGATGTGATGGTCGCGATTTCGCCGGATGGGCGGATTCTGTTCGCCAACAGGTCCTTTCTCGAAAAGTCGGGTTACCGGTTGGAAGAGATCCTCGGGAAACCATGCAGCGAAGTCGTCCAAGAATCGATCTGCGACTCCGGCTGTCCCTTCGCGGCGGTAATGGAAACGGGTAAGTCCGAGGATCGGTTCGACGTGGAGGTTCGGGGAAAAGGCGGGGAGCCGATGAGCGCCTGCATAAACTTCACCCCGCTCCGCGACTCGGCGGGCAGGACGATAGGCGTTGTCGAGGTGATCCGCGACATCACAAGGCTCAAGGAGTTGAAGGAAAACCTCAGGAAAGCAAGCTCCATGTACCGGAGGGAACGGATCAGGATGCAGACGATCCTCGACAATATTCCCTCGGGAGTCTACACGGTCGACCTGGACATGAAGCTGATGTCCTTCAACCGCTCGCTCGAAAGACTGACCGGATATTCCGCGGACGAGGTCCTCGGGAAGAAGTGCATGGAGGTTTTACGTTCCGATTTCTGCGAGTCCGTGTGCCCGCTCAAGCGGTCGATGCGGACCGGCGAGACGCTTCGGGGAGTCGAGGTGAACCTGCGGGACAGGAACGGGACTGCGATTCCGATCGCGTCCAGCACGGCGGTTCTGCGTGATGAGGAAGGGCGGCAGATCGGCGGGATCTGCTCGTTCCGCGATCTCAGGGAAATGAATTTCATGCCGGTTTCCTCCGGGCAGGTGCGGGAGTTCCAGGGGATACTGAGCAAGAACCATCGCATGCATGAAATTTTCGACCTGATAGAGACCGTCGCCGATTCCGATGCGAACGTCCTGATCGAAGGGGAGAGCGGCACCGGCAAGGAGCTTGCGGCGCGGGCGATCCATCGGTTGAGCGGCCGGTCGGAGAAGCCGTTTCTCGGGGTCAATTGCGCATCCCTCAACGAAAATCTTATGGAGAGCGAGCTTTTCGGACACGTCCGGGGGGCGTTCACGGGGGCGGTAAAGGACCGGGCCGGGCGGTTCGAGATGGCGGAGGGAGGCACGCTCTTCCTCGACGAGATATCGGAGATCGGACCGCATCTGCAGGCGAAGCTGCTCCGCGTCATCCAGGAGAGGGAATACCAGCGGGTAGGGGAGACGAAAACGAGGAAGGCGAATGTGCGGATCATCTCGGCCGCAAACCGCCGCCTCAAGGAGAGGATCACCGGGGGCGCGTTCCGTGACGACCTCTATTACCGGCTCAACGTGGTGTCTGTCACCCTGCCGCCGCTCCGTGACCGCAGGGAGGACATTCCGTTCCTCGTGCAGCATTTCCTGGACCGCTCGCAGGAGCGGCAAGGGGGATGCGCGCGCGCCTTTTCCCCCTTGGCGATGCAGGCGCTGATCGAGTATTCGTGGCCCGGCAATGTTCGGGAACTGGAAAACGCCGTCGAGCGTGCGAACATCTGTTCGCGGGGGACCACGGTCGAGGAGTCCTCGCTTCCGGCCGAAATCCGGTTCAGAGGCGCCGGCGGATCTGTGCCGAATCCTCCCGGACGGGACGGGCAAATTGCGGCGGAGAGGCTTCGGGAGACGCTCGATCGCTGCCGATGGAACCGGGCCGAGGCCGCATCGCAGCTCGGCATGAGCCGCGTTACCCTTTGGAGACGGATGAAACAATTGGGCATAAACCGATAG